tcctctccccgTCCGCTTTTTATTCACTCcgttttcttccttttcttcttctggccCATTTTGTGGCCGTCCGCTCCTTAGAAAACTCAATCTCCTGATTCGTGTGCcttgaaagaaaaaaaaaaaacaaataCTGGCCGGTTCCAACACTCCCACTCTATATACTTACGCTATCGCTTTTATCCTATCTCTACGCTTCTCGACAATAGAATAAACTAATTCCTTGGAAATTCGCCCATCAACCCCGTTGGATTCCTTATCCGGACTGCCCCCAGCTGGTTGGTTTGGATTGTTGATCGATCTGTGCCGGAAAGGAGGAATCACAGCCAGGTCCATTCCCAGGATTTTTTTCCCGGTGGACGTTCAATGGTATTTCTGCGATTTTGAAGACCTCCAGACATTTCCGGGCTTTCCGTTCCCTCCCCTTCCGCTGGAAAGTCACTTTGGTCTGGAGGTCCCCGTGCATGTGAGCCTTGTCCATCACGGGGTCTGATTGTATTCACTGCCACCATGGCGTCTATTTCCTTGCCTCCGCCGTCCCATTCCACCATGGTTTCCCAGGATTTCCATTCGTCCCCCCATCAGGTTTTCCAACACAACCGTCGCAATTTGAGTATGTCGGGGCCGTTTCCTAACCCTCCGTTCGTTTTCCCGGCACGCGACCCGGATCATTCCAAGAgcattcctcctccagcaacATCCCCTGCGATTCTGGGATCTCGGGGCCCTCGTACTCCTCCATCGCTTCCCGCATTCTCTTTCAACCCGGGTTCCGTTCAGGCGTCTCAACCTTCACCACAACACTCCCCGACTGGCCCGTCGACGAATAGGCCAGCCGGGCATCGTCGGCGACCTAGCGAATTCGTGGGTGGTGATCGTCTGGTGACCCCGCCAGTAGCAGAGACGAATCAGACGAAGGACGAGAAACCCCTGCAATGTCCGGAGAAACTCCCCGCGCCGGGGCCAGGTTTCAGTGCCGGTGGTCCAGGAAAGCGCGGCCGTCATGCCCATCGTCGCTCAGCAGCTGTGTCAAGTGTCGATCTCACCGCGATTTCCAACGCATTGAACATGCAACCCACCGTTGGTAGCGCTCCTGTTGTCCCCGCGGATAGGAAACGGGATAATCCCACGTTCGATGAGATCCCACGGCCGATGTCTCATTCGGCTACCAGTCTGTCTCGATGCTCACCTCCTGCATCCCCTGCAGGTGGAACATCTGCATCTCATCCTAACCTCCCAGTTCCCGGTGGCCTTCTTGCTCCTGAGCAGCTCCCCTCTTCAGCTGTACCAGCGGAGACACCCACGCCCGCAATTCAACCGGAACAGGCTACTAGAAATAGTGGGCCTCCAGCCATTGAGATATCGCCATCCAACGACGAAAAGCCCCGCGTTAGACCAAAAACCGCTGATGCATCGTGGTTATTTGATCAGAGCAGCAGCGGCGCAGCCGGCAACGGTACGCAATCGAAACGACCTCTTTTATCCACCGGCCATACGCGCCACAAGAGCTTATCGTCTGGATTACTGGATGCTGccttgaagaaaaagaaccaCGCAAACGAAGATGCTCATTTGTCTGATTTGTCCGGAcgttcttcctcctccgatGATGACTCGGACACCTCTACTACTGAAAACCATGAAGAATTCGCAGAGCAGCCCTCGAAAAAGAAATCCAAGTCgaaggcgaggaagaagaaggtgcGGTCGTGGGCTGGCTCCATTCTGACGCGTGGAAAGGGTAAACGGAATCCGTCAAAGAAGGAAGCCTTGGAGGACAACAGCCCTGTGCCCCCTCTGCTCACCAGGACGAACTCGGAACTAGGTTCGGGCTTGGATGTGGACTTTGACGATGATAATATGGTTGTTCTTCGGGCACCCACGAATACTGAAACACCAGCAAACCCTCCTCCCGCTGATCCCGGGGTGCCGCAACCTGCGCCATCGCTCGAAAGTTCGTGGAAACCAAGGAGCTTCTATGAACAAGATCTCCCAAATGATACGCTGACTCCGGTCATCGATCTGGATGCCGCGCTTGGTCCGTTCAATACTCCCGACATGAATGCTGGGCAAACTGCTGGAAGTAGCTTTTCCGCTGCAACGAAGCGCATGTACAGTGGCGGGCGACGTGGTGAATTCGTTGGTCCCGAAATGCGTTACCATCGCCGCGCGGAGAGTGCCCCAGAAATGCCCCCGTTTGACCGCGGTGCCCTGGGTAACCATCGGTTGACTACCAACTCTACTCTGGAAAACCCTGATGTTTTCtatgaggaggaggaggatgccTTCTTGGCTGCTACCAGCGAACCCTCGCCAGAGGAGGAGCGACGAGTGTCCCAGGCT
This Aspergillus chevalieri M1 DNA, chromosome 3, nearly complete sequence DNA region includes the following protein-coding sequences:
- a CDS encoding putative cell wall proline rich protein (COG:S;~EggNog:ENOG410PM11), producing the protein MASISLPPPSHSTMVSQDFHSSPHQVFQHNRRNLSMSGPFPNPPFVFPARDPDHSKSIPPPATSPAILGSRGPRTPPSLPAFSFNPGSVQASQPSPQHSPTGPSTNRPAGHRRRPSEFVGGDRLVTPPVAETNQTKDEKPLQCPEKLPAPGPGFSAGGPGKRGRHAHRRSAAVSSVDLTAISNALNMQPTVGSAPVVPADRKRDNPTFDEIPRPMSHSATSLSRCSPPASPAGGTSASHPNLPVPGGLLAPEQLPSSAVPAETPTPAIQPEQATRNSGPPAIEISPSNDEKPRVRPKTADASWLFDQSSSGAAGNGTQSKRPLLSTGHTRHKSLSSGLLDAALKKKNHANEDAHLSDLSGRSSSSDDDSDTSTTENHEEFAEQPSKKKSKSKARKKKVRSWAGSILTRGKGKRNPSKKEALEDNSPVPPLLTRTNSELGSGLDVDFDDDNMVVLRAPTNTETPANPPPADPGVPQPAPSLESSWKPRSFYEQDLPNDTLTPVIDLDAALGPFNTPDMNAGQTAGSSFSAATKRMYSGGRRGEFVGPEMRYHRRAESAPEMPPFDRGALGNHRLTTNSTLENPDVFYEEEEDAFLAATSEPSPEEERRVSQAGSVIYSDEPSTSNKDSSDTVTQQPAEEEGPRAEGLGIQGNVPAQVAAPLWNNLDNERFEQGKVAEQVHSARNPFANPPRTPVDVIRQESWQHNRAPAPPSPDVSPRFLPADKRPSTSPVDLVPNIPPFSLHGGSSQPTSGFPSPIFTNSPPDGPRSVTTPSTMDRNFFIPPYNNMSAEFPHGSVEDVPSLTSSTSTSTNPLQRFSATFFPRRGSSDRAASFSAAVHRRTSASHAAKRSSLASLSKLVVGPHANERSKLSYEEKPPGDVPEKGKKKGRGIGRLKHFWRTKDKEKHHGDTDQ